The genomic window GAAAATACAGAGGAAAATACAGAGGAAAgtacagaggaagaagaatcgGATGAAAGCTCCACCGATGAAAGTGAGTCCTCGACGTCCTCTTCGTCCTGCTCGTCCAAATATATGacgagggaagaaaatgcagACGAGTGGGGAAGTATGCACGATTTGCGAAACGGTCACCTGAATCGACACAGACGTAACAGAGTGcggagaagaaaaggggcAGACCTCCCTAATGATGAAGAGAACGGTCAAGAGAATGCTATACACAGTGTTAACAGAGTATTCACGAAGCAGACCCTGGTGTATGATCActacaaaaagaaggacgTCCTAATCGGCCTCTGGTGGAAAAACATGATAGACCTCTATTCAGACATTCTAATAACCAACCTACACAGTAACGTAAGCAATATCGACGTGTTGAATATGAACCgaaaacagaaggaaaaaaactaccAGTACTTAAACGAAGGCATTGTCCTCTTTCACAACTCCagtaggaaagaaaattacaaaatgagCATACTACGTGTGGtcacaaaggaggaagtgaaCAAGAAAAACGAGAAAGAAATTTTCTACCCTTCCTCCCTCACAGATAACTCCCTAGATGagtcttttaaaaaatactaTAAAAGTAAGTATAAGCATATCCCACTTGTTAAGAGGTACAACTGTTTGAACATTCCATACTACTGCACGAATTCGAGTATCCTATACGGAGGCACAGATGTGATGAACACCCAAGAGGAGACCAACCAAGGGGGTGATGCAGGAAATGTTATCATAGCGGGTAAGTCCATACGGGGGAATATATTTCTCTACAACATTGGAAAAACCATCGATCGGATTAACAGGATGGAAGATGAAGAATCTGAGGATAGGAAATTAAGTGAAGATGGGACTTTGCCCGGTGAAGTAGACAACCAGAGTGACGCTACCAACGGGGCAGAACGCGCCGAAGGGGGAAGTAGAAGCAGTAGTAGCATAATGGAAAACGAAAACGAcaacgatgatgatgataatgatgaggatgatgaggatgatgaggatgatgagGACGATGATAGTGACGACGAtgaggggaaaggaaaacggGGGAAAACCCAACGGGGGAAAACCCAACGGAGgaatcaaaaaaaagggaagaccaCCCCAAGTcgctccaaaaaaaaaaaaaaagttgttagTAGCAAAAAAGAgtcccccccaaatggggataACCACCAAAGTAGCGAAAACAAATCATCGGaaagttataaaaaaaaaaaagaggagagaaaaatatacgatgGGGAATTATTACTCGAACTGGTTGGAcacaaaaaaacaggaaaggGACTCTCCTTCAAAAATAATTACCTCCTCAGCAATGGGGATGATAAAAACATATTTATCTACGACATTAATGGGAATACCGTGCGTAGTGGCgaaaataaatgtgaaaaCGATCACATCAACGTATCTAAAATGAATCCATATATCTCCATTAAGACGAATGAGCTGTATAGCAATGTGAAGTGGTTGTACGATTCGCTGGTTATAGGTTCTACATACAGTGGGTACTTCTCCCTGTTTGACATCCGGATGAGGAATAACAACGTGCACGCCGGTTACAACGATAATGCACTGAACGACGTTAATGGTAGCAATCTCAGCGTACATAGCAACGTGAATGTATACTCCGTTCATAAGAAAATCACCAAGTACGAAATTTCAGATATAGATAAATACAACAGCGATGATAATAATCTGATCTGCCTAAGTTCTTTAAACAACATTTTCATCTTTGACTTGCGTTTTATTAATAGTAGCTTGCCCTATAAAGTTATTCACGATAATTCCTACAATAACTACAGCTTTGATGAGTCTTACTTCGATCCCTACCAGACGTCTGTACAGAATGGAGAATTCACCAACCCCACCAATGTGAATTACTTCTACGATCATTcgtataataattattacaacGAAGATTTCTTCAATTCAGACACATTTATCAATTCCCTCTTTTGGTGTAACATTGAAGGGTTTAATTATATTGGGTCGCTAAATAATAAGGGCATTATTAACGTGTTCGATGTGAACAAGAGCAAACACCACTGCGTCTTCACCTACGGGTGTAAGTATATCAAGCTGTTTAAATTCAACCCTTTCAGAATCAACAACTTTGCCTCGGTGGATAAGAATAACATCCTCATCCTGTTCACGCTGCCAGATCATATATACAAGAGTGACTTGGACTTGTATCTGCAGGATAACCTGCAAGAGGAGTAACAGCAGAACAGAGGCCACCCCCAAACATTTATGCCCATTTGGGACAGAATTAATACACACTACGGCGGGCCACatccaaaaaaaggacacaaGTTTAGGAGTTCAAATCGGTGGAGTTACAAATAATGGGTGATACTTTCTATGTCGCTCTTGTCCCCAATGAGCGGGGCGATTGCCGTGGTGCCCAAAGTGGAGACGGTCACACCGATTGGTTCATCACGTGACGTGCCGTTGAAGGTGCCCAAGTTGCTGAGCTGTGCAAGCTCCCCCTGGAGGGTGAGATTCTTCATTTCCTGACGGCGGCCAGGGTTTAGCCTATCGAGCTCCTCAATgagtttcttctttttccgcATCACCTTGGCGGTCCTTCCTCGGTAGGACTTATATTTGAACACATCGACCTGTGTATGCTTCACTGCATCAGTAATCATAGAAGGTCTTCGatatattttcacatttttcggGGCGTATATTTCAAACACCTTAACCCCCCTGCCAGTGACAGAGAACCAACACAAGTCAGAAATGACAATATCATCGATGCTTTCGAAATCCTTCCCAAAAACTTTCACTGTATGTTTAACAAAAGGTTTCAGAAGATCAAAATCTGCTTTCACATGAGGAGGGTACaagaaggaacatttttttttttccagaaaATCTTCCACCTTTTCACTTCTGCACATGTGAATAGTAACCCTATTGGAGATGTAAAAAGTCACCAAGGCAAAGGAACCATATATTAAATTGATGTAACATAGACTACCCAAAATAATGGAtgaattttccttcaatttataTGTAAAGGGTTGAATTCGTTTGTTTATGCAAATGCTGTTTAGGTCTATATCtttgtacaaaatggaagagtaCTGGTACTTCGTTGGAATCCCCATCGTATCgataatttttatatttttttttaactgaaaAGTGTTGTAATTTAGTGTTGTGTATGGTATATTCGATGTGGtaactcctcctttttttctcctattgTAGATATCTCCTATGTGCTTATAATTTATGTATTTTAGAAAAGAGTTCACGAAGGATGACTTTCCTACATTCACACATCCTACTATGTAGAtatctgttcctttttccaaaTCGACATAGtacttcattctttcttctaaCATATTCAGATTGTAGAACTTTAAGGCTGATATAAATATTAAGTCATTTATATGGgcgttttttatttgcctcACTAAATTGCGGAACCAGATTTTTACCATTTCCAGGTTTGTCGACTTGGGTAGACAGTCCACTTTATTAACTAGCCATATGATATTTATGTCTTTATTCTTACACCCTATATACAACTCTGGCAGGATGGtattttctatatttgtTATATCTACTAGATACAGAACGAGggattttcttttcattttttttatcaaattATTCATCACCTCATTTCTGTCTCCTTGGATATACTTGGCTGTGCTtacttgcattttttccacgtCCAACTTTTTCAtgtcatttcttttttttaaaatgtccttcttctcatatatatttacgcTCCTCTGGTCGATACGGTAGGACGGGTCGTGGTAGTAGTTCTCCCCTGCGTCCTCCATTTGGGTGGTGTCAATCTCCCTTCCCGCTTTGTCAGTTACGCTGTTTTgttctctttcttcctcaaCATGTAGGATGTGATCATTCCGAccattcccttcctctaTGTTGGACtctttttgctcttccttcctatGTGGTGGGCCCCCCCGTTTATGCTTCCTCCCACGCTCAACCTGTTCCAACAATTCGTTCACTTCACTTTTAACAGTGGGGGTTCCCGTTGGGGTGGTCTCCAGGGATGCCTGTTCATCCGGTTCGGTCTGTGTGGAGGATGACCCCCTCATTGGGGTCCCCCCCTTACGCCGACGTTTGACCTCCTCCTGCAGCTGCGTCCTgcattttataatattttcaatTCTGTTCGTGTCCACCTCGCATTGCATGTTGGTACATTTATAATGCTGTAACCTGTAGCACCTTTTGCACAAAATAATTTTCGTCTTGACACGAAAACTGGGGAAGTTATTTACATCGACCTTCACCCCGTCAGGAACTGAACTcacttcctcccccttcacTTTGGTGTAAAACTTTATTCGCCCATTGCTGTACTTTTCGTACACACTAAAGGGGACGAACCCCGTTTTTCTTTCATCTGTGGTTTGGAGGAATTCCCCACATCCTATGCAGGTTAATTTCCTTAATGGATTAATGTAGAAATGGTCCTTTTCAATTGTCAAGGGGGAGTCATTTTGGCTACTAAATTGTGGGACCCTTACATGGGGGCGACTCAACCGGGCAGTAATATGGTACCTGCTTCTTTGGAGCGCGTTTTTTAGAATTATCCCAAGCATTTGTAGAGGTGTTCACATACATGTGGAGAGAGTAATGCTCCTTAGTACTTCCACTTATGTGGGGTATAGCCACGTGCTTACTTGCATACACAGATGTGTCACCCgactttcatttttcctccctaacGTTCTGCTTTCGATAGGCTGTTGCTAACAAGTTTTAACTTCCGGAAGGATTCAAGAATAATTCGCGTCTCGATTCGTGGGTGCCTCTTTAACTCATCATAGGAttaaaagtatttttttttcccctccccgtACGTGTGAAGCAGTAAATGTTGCTAAGCAGGCATATGTATACGGTGTGCCccttagaaaaaaaaatccactcTTTCATCCGTTACTACaacatttacaattttttccttttgaagatgtgcttttttcaaaatgtggTCGGACCGGCGACGGGGATGTCGTGAAAAGGTGCACGGGCGGGAATAACCACATATGCACTGTTCCATATGTGTAGAGGTAGTGGTGGTTTCCTCAGAATACTTCCCTTTAAGGGGCCATATGTGCTTTCTCCCACTGTGTTGGCAAAACAGAGGGACAATTCCAAGTACCCACATAAGAACCTTTTcgcaaaattttaattctGCCTTGTGAGAAGTTTACCCACCGTTCAAGTGGACATGTTGTGCAAGGGAGGAGGCATGCCATGGGCGCATGCGAAAATGAGGGTAAAATGAACGTGTAAAAAAGGGTGGAAAATGGCGTAAAGTTGATAATACGCATAAATATGCAGACATACACGCAGCAGTTTTGTTGGTCCGGTTTACCATTTCCTGCTCGGCCGAACAACAGCGTATATGCAGATAAGcgctttaaaattttggaacaaacaaaatggggtggtaagaaaaaaaaaaaaaaaaaaaactcttaAAATGGTGTGTGCCAAGCTGCTGTGAAGGAATTTCAAAATGGGCGAAATTGCCCTTGCGCGCAGCAACGCTGGGGTGGTAGTTTGGTTTGGTTTGGTTTGGTTTGGTTTGGTTGTTCCCTCCCTTTGGGTGAGGTTTCATGGAAAGTCGTTGGTACTACCCCAAATGGGCGTAGTTTCCATGTGAGGGGGGTTTCCTATTAGCCCGAACCCCCCCTCATGCGATGACAAAACTAGTTTTGTTAGAAAGGACGAGAAGAGCAGGCTTGTTCCTTCTCCAAATTAGTCCCCCCCCTTCGACGGGGAAGTGATCATAAGCTCGGAATCGACTTCCAAGTCTGAAATGACACACTGGTAATATTGCTCTATTTGCTTAATATGAACGAGCTGATTTTTATTGACAAAATTAATGGCCATTCCTTTGGTGCCAAatcttcctgttcttccaATCCGATGAATGTAAGTTTCcatgttcacttttttgttaGAAAAATGGTTACCATAATTTTCTGAAATTCTTCCATGAAAGACATAAGGCAGGTCAAAATTGATAACTAAGCTGATGGTGGGAACGTCTATCCCCCTGGAGAGCAAATCTGTGCAGATCAAAACTTTGGATACACCACTCTTAAAATCGGACATGAGGGTATCTCTCGTTTTAGGGTCCATGCCTAGCACATTTGCCTTTTGCACTTGATTTCTTGTAAACCTGCTAATAACACTGTCGGCACAAATGAGGGTAACATTGTGGCCACGCTCCGTCATGAACTGGTACAGATTGTAAGCAGAGACTTTTGAGTTCACAAAAATGACACACTGAGCAATGCTCATGGAGCAATATAACTCAGACAGGTagtaatatttttgttcttcattttctgttAAGAGATAATACTGCTTAACACATTTCAAAGTTAAGTCTTCCTGTCGGACACTTATTTTAGATGCTTTTGGAGCAAACCTATCCGCAAAGGATCGTACCTCTTCATTATATGTAgcagaaaagagaagaatttGACACTGTTTTGGTAAAAACCTTTTGATATTTTCCACCTGGGAAgacatattatttttaatatcaATTAAATCATCCGCTTCGTCTAGAACAAAAATTGTTACATTCTTTGTATCCAcaaatcttctttttaaaaggtCCAATGTTTTTCCTGGCGTACCAACATAAATTTGGAACCCCGCGTTTTTATCATATCTATCACAGAGTGGAACAGCTAGGAAAACTTTCACGGTTAAATATTTGGTGAACTTTCCTACAACATCGTAATTCTGTTGAGCTAATTCCCTCGTTGGACAGATACACATAGCTTGCAGTGTCCCTTCATTCCGATTTATTTTCGACAACATCGAAATGACAAAGGTAAGTGTTTTTCCTGACCCATTCTGAGCCTGCGCTATTAAATTTCTGTTACTATTTAAAATGTACGGAAGAGCCAAGCCTTGTATTTTCGACGGGGCGAAAAACTTTAAATATGTTAATATCTGTATAAGGTCATTATCTATGTTTAATTCTTCCCATGTGTTTCTAGAACGATATAACTTGACGTCCTTCACTTCTTCGTTGTTGTTACTATTTAATGCTTTGCTGAAATCGAAGTTACTTaactttttctcctttgcattttcgtcattttttatgttcatattttctatCATGGAGATTGCCTCCTCTTCGACCGGTTCCTTCGTTTCTGCGTTTTCTATTATGTAATCATCGTCGTCTTCCACCAGCGTgtcgaattttttcttcaccccaGTATCGCTTTTTTCATTGTcttgttccttctccttgtTTGTAGTAGCATCTGCTGAACCTGTTCCCTTGGTGAAAATCCCTTGTGTTGTTTCGCCCTTTGTAGAGGCGGCACCatcttcattcttcttcccaCTGCCAAAGGGGGTACTACCGAATGGGGTACTACCGAATGTGGTGCCACCAAATGTGGTGTTACCAAATGTGGCATTACCAAACCCGCTGAATCCGCTAAAGCCGAACTTGTTCGTACTGCCACTACCATTGCGGCCCTTATCTTCCCCAAATTGAGCgaagaaatttttctttccatctCCAAAAATGCTACCACCTCCACCAGatgatttttcctttgtgtcATTTCCCGTATTGTTTAATCCACTGGAAAAGCTAAAACTGGGAAAAAtgttcttttcacttttcgTACCAAAGAGGTTGAGCCCTTTGTTTCCCGTCTCTTTCtcctccgtttttttctccccatttgtttGCGTTGCATCTTcgtctttcttctttccattcgTTGCACTGTCTTTGTCGGAAGTGCCTTTATCGGAAATACTTTTGTCAGATGGTTTTTTGTCCTCCCCTGCCTCTTTTTCGTTGGCCCCACTGCTGGGCAACTTCAACTGGCTGAGCCCCGCTGCACCGTCTTTTCCCTGCCCGCCCATCATACTCAGCACGGTTTGCATGATTTTCGGGTCGTCCTTATTCTTCTGCAGGTAGCTCATCAGCATGTTCATGACGTCTTCCCCGCCCGCTGCGGCCTTTGCGTCATCTTTGCCTTCGCTTTTCTCATCATCTTTACTTTCCGCTTTGGCGTCACCTTTACTTTCCGCTTTGGCGTCAtctttactttcctttttgacgTCAtctttactttcctttttgacgTCAtctttactttcctttttgacgTCATCTTTACTTTCCCCTTCGACGTCACTTTtactttcctcctttgtgtcgtctttcttttgttcttcatCGGCGGGTGAATCCTTTAACTCCTCATTTTTCGCCTTATCATTCGTCTTTTCATCGTTGGTTTTTTCGCCACTGGGGGTTTCCTCCTCTACGCTCATTTTGccaactgtttttttttattatactGTCTGGGGGGCTTCAAGTAAAGAAGGGATGCTTTTCTGCTCACCTAGTGGTAGGACTCCTTCGACCGTTTGGGGCAAAGTGGCTACACGGTATGCCTTGCGAATTCCTCTTCAGGAGCTACCGACTTGGGGGCTTCCCTTTCGAGTAGAATCACGCAGAAACGTGGGTGCTCCAGATCCTGCACGGCTTGACTGGGATGTATACTCCCCGCAGAAAACTTGCAAGCTGAAAGGACCCGTTAAGGATATCCCCACTTAGGTCAACCGCTTTCCTGCTTTAACGTGCGTTTGGGCCTTTTCTTAAATAGCTCTGCATCTGGGTGGGgaacatattatatatatgctattTTCTGCAGTACAGGAAGAGTAACTCTAAGGATAACAAAACTGGGgtggcagttttttttttttttttatgcctcTTGGTAGCATATGCCGATTTGCTGCTGTTACGTCGTTTATTatatgtaacttttttttttttttttttttatttcagaAAGAGAGTGGCTAATGAGAATTTTCGGTGCTAACTCCCTTTTCAATTTGGCTTATCTTACCCGTTCGCATGATGGAAGggatttaaataaaataaaataatacagaaaaatggttaaaaaaaacaataaaaaaaaaaaaagagagaaaagcaaattttaaaagtgcCGAATTCGCATCGAAGTATTCAAAAAATTGTCGTCCCCAACGATGTAGAATATGTTCGTGAATACGCATATGTTCAGTACAGCGTAGTGCGGCACAGTATATGTGAGCGAACGGACGGACGGACGAACAAATATAAGCGGGAGAATAACGCAGAACGCAGGCTTACACTTCTGTATATTTTCGTTGCGTTTACATTTTATGCCTGTGGAAGCACAACGAGTGTGCTCATGCTAGCCACACGaacgttttcttttatttcagCTTTTGTTCGGCACGGTGATTGGCGAATGGATAGCGCagggtgcatttttttttcaccatacGTAAAACATAGGGCAATCGCTTCGATCTTTAGAATGGCAAATTTGGTTGCATGCTGGACAGTACAAGCAGGATACCTTTTTGCTTCCATGCTGCGTTAACAAAGTGAATAAATCAAAGGCGGGGGGGGCGAGAGAAACTGTTCCGTTTAGCTAGTTGTCGGTTCCGGTGCATTGCGGTAGGGGCTAACAAATTGACAAGTTATTTCCCCCAGTGGAAAGTAACATCGTGCTGGGGCAAGGATAAATCctcttttgttattttttcaaaataaataaatcacCAGGCAAAGGGTGAagtaaaacaaataaatcCATTTTTCGCACATTTAAGATGAAATATTAtgtcaaataaaaaaaaaaaaaaaaaaaaaatggcataccaacatgtgttaaaaaataatgcgcAAACAAGTATCAAAAAAGCAACGAAACGAGAAGGCGTGGAttgaatttcattttttcaacgTTGCGATATTTTACTGTTTTTCTCTCTACGCGTTGGTGTAGAttttgtttgaaaaaaaaatggacgtaGTTGCACTTACGCGATTTATGGAAACTTCAAATTTTGCAACGACTGTAAATGGGGTGAAGGGGGGATGAAGTCTGAAAATTTGTTCCCACGttcgttccatttttaaggtGTGAAAGAAATTGATAAAATAAGTCGGTCCTTCCGCTTACCAACGGTACAACGGTATAGCTACCCACTGAACGCCGTCTTGTAGAACTGGTTCAAATTGATGCGGCTCAAAAAGGTGCCCACTACTTTATGCTGCTCCTTGGAGCACTTCCAAAAGTTACATAAGTTGtaaaaggagagaaataGGCACAAAAAGCAAAGCAAAAACCAGCATAACTGAAAGGACAACAACATCAGTAAGGTCTGACTCAGCCATATGAAAAAGTTTACATACAGTGCATACCAAAAAACCTTCTTGTCTGTGGCATTCAGTAGGCTTTCATCTGACGTTTTGAAAATAATCTTGTTGGAGTAGTCTTCATTGGCGTCGATCCACCATATCATCTTCACCAGGAGCCTTAAGAGGGAGAGTAAAAGGggcggaggaaaaaaaagaacacattCTTATATGAAcgttattatatacacacatgtttGTATGTCTACATCTGCAGGAACGCATAACAACGGGGGGGAAATTCCCTCCCCGTCATAACACCCCTTGTGTTACTTTTACCCACCTGCCGGTTATATTTTTAACCAAATAAAAATCCAACGAAACTAAAAATAGGGTAACTGCAAAGGTGATGATAAAGTCATGTTCATCCGATTCTTCACTTCCAAATAGGGAGGGTCCCATGAAATATCTGcaaagtgggggaaaaatcaatatgaaaaaaaaaaaaaaaaaaatcattttaatttattttaccaAGGTTAACTTAACCCATTTGGTAAAATGAACTGAACAATTTAAACTCGCTGGGACAGGTAAAACATGTAGTCAATGCACTTTGAAAAGGCAACCACTCACATGTCTGCCTGTCTGCatgggcatatatatacgcatggCCAATCATGCTATAGAAACATGCATTTATTACAGCGACACGGCAAGgagcttaaaaaaaacgtggGCGAAACAAATATACGGATGGTTGCTTTTGTTGAGGACACCGTCAAAGTAGGTGGTCAGGGCGTTTTTATC from Plasmodium coatneyi strain Hackeri chromosome 12, complete sequence includes these protein-coding regions:
- a CDS encoding DEAD-box RNA helicase translates to MSVEEETPSGEKTNDEKTNDKAKNEELKDSPADEEQKKDDTKEESKSDVEGESKDDVKKESKDDVKKESKDDVKKESKDDAKAESKGDAKAESKDDEKSEGKDDAKAAAGGEDVMNMLMSYLQKNKDDPKIMQTVLSMMGGQGKDGAAGLSQLKLPSSGANEKEAGEDKKPSDKSISDKGTSDKDSATNGKKKDEDATQTNGEKKTEEKETGNKGLNLFGTKSEKNIFPSFSFSSGLNNTGNDTKEKSSGGGGSIFGDGKKNFFAQFGEDKGRNGSGSTNKFGFSGFSGFGNATFGNTTFGGTTFGSTPFGSTPFGSGKKNEDGAASTKGETTQGIFTKGTGSADATTNKEKEQDNEKSDTGVKKKFDTLVEDDDDYIIENAETKEPVEEEAISMIENMNIKNDENAKEKKLSNFDFSKALNSNNNEEVKDVKLYRSRNTWEELNIDNDLIQILTYLKFFAPSKIQGLALPYILNSNRNLIAQAQNGSGKTLTFVISMLSKINRNEGTLQAMCICPTRELAQQNYDVVGKFTKYLTVKVFLAVPLCDRYDKNAGFQIYVGTPGKTLDLLKRRFVDTKNVTIFVLDEADDLIDIKNNMSSQVENIKRFLPKQCQILLFSATYNEEVRSFADRFAPKASKISVRQEDLTLKCVKQYYLLTENEEQKYYYLSELYCSMSIAQCVIFVNSKVSAYNLYQFMTERGHNVTLICADSVISRFTRNQVQKANVLGMDPKTRDTLMSDFKSGVSKVLICTDLLSRGIDVPTISLVINFDLPYVFHGRISENYGNHFSNKKVNMETYIHRIGRTGRFGTKGMAINFVNKNQLVHIKQIEQYYQCVISDLEVDSELMITSPSKGGD
- a CDS encoding Golgi apparatus membrane protein TVP23-like protein, translating into MDSYPFASGKNYSGSAQLPTVLGNPMSTNNSSSVNNKAPFDKNALTTYFDGVLNKSNHPYICFAHVFFKLLAVSLYFMGPSLFGSEESDEHDFIITFAVTLFLVSLDFYLVKNITGRLLVKMIWWIDANEDYSNKIIFKTSDESLLNATDKKVFWYALYVNFFIWLSQTLLMLLSFQLCWFLLCFLCLFLSFYNLCNFWKCSKEQHKVVGTFLSRINLNQFYKTAFSG